One Stigmatopora nigra isolate UIUO_SnigA chromosome 1, RoL_Snig_1.1, whole genome shotgun sequence DNA segment encodes these proteins:
- the dlgap4a gene encoding disks large-associated protein 4 isoform X5 gives MLSVPKPIKLVSQVNGRKAPPPVPPRTASKPLISVTVQSSTESAQDTYLDHASEANSQSEDSNSSESLCSIRTKGLAKRWHAPTASPADIPSSVPPVPAPRDLPSTTSSTTLASAHSHNDTLNPGLTLEQPPNVPKRKLSSIGIQVDCLQPVSREETLALTAPLKYQSIGVQVENGRPLSRDSSMASRQNTETEPQDHLEAALSESSKANGTCPNADNFNESNAKDKALEQLSCKQTSPSKMSTSPPQLLDPALDLSSLPPPDPSLGTGNCSTQGDAAQATTPDCLRDGNWFLKLLQAETGRMECWCEQMEMETKDTKLSEEVLGTIRSAVGSAQLLISQKFEQFRGLCNENLNVNANPRPTAQDLAGFWDLLQLSIEDISVKFDELYQLKSNKWQFPEKSEVEKEQLPSFVPKKQSKPRLSAGKERSVDSAVDKHRQEARKRLMAAKRAASVRQNSATESADSIEIYVPEAQTRL, from the exons ATGCTCTCAGTCCCAAAAcccattaagctcgtatctcaag TAAACGGTAGGAAGGCACCACCTCCAGTCCCACCCCGCACCGCCTCCAAACCTCTCATCTCAGTGACCGTTCAGAGCAGCACAGAGTCTGCCCAAGACACATACCTTGACCACGCAAGTGAAGCTAACAGCCAATCGGAAGATAGCAATTCCTCTGAGAGTCTCTGTAGCATCCGCACCAAGGGTCTAGCCAAGAGGTGGCACGCTCCCACTGCTTCCCCAGCTGACATCCCTTCTTCTGTGCCCCCTGTTCCAGCCCCTCGTGATCTTCCATCCACTACCTCTTCCACCACTTTAGCATCTGCCCACTCTCACAATGATACCCTAAACCCTGGCCTCACTTTAGAGCAGCCACCCAATGTACCTAAGCGAAAGCTATCTTCAATTGGCATTCAG GTGGATTGTCTTCAGCCTGTTTCAAGAGAAGAAACATTAGCCCTGACTGCGCCTCTAAAATACCAGTCCATAGGAGTTCAAGTAGAGAACGGAAGGCC TCTTAGCCGAGACAGCAGCATGGCCTCCAGACAAAACACGGAGACAGAGCCTCAGGATCACCTCGAAGCTGCACTCTCGGAAAGCAGCAAAGCCAACGGCACATGCCCAAATGCTGACAATTTCAATGAATCCAACGCTAAGGATAAAGCATTGGAACAACTGTCTTGTAAACAAACTTCTCCATCCAAAATGTCCACCTCGCCCCCACAGTTGCTAGACCCGGCTTTAGATCTATCATCACTGCCACCACCGGATCCAAGCCTCGGGACCGGCAATTGCAGCACCCAAGGGGACGCGGCACAGGCCACCACGCCAGATTGCCTCCGAGATGGTAACTGGTTTCTGAAGCTGCTGCAGGCGGAAACTGGTCGAATGGAGTGTTGGTGTGAACAGATGGAAATGGAGACCAAAGACACTAAACTGTCAGAGGAAG TGTTGGGTACAATCCGGAGCGCAGTAGGCAGTGCCCAGCTTCTGATATCACAAAAGTTTGAGCAGTTTAGGGGGCTCTGTAATGAAAACTTG AACGTGAACGCGAATCCACGGCCTACAGCCCAGGACCTTGCAGGCTTCTGGGATCTTCTACAACTCTCAATAGAAGACATCAGTGTGAAGTTTGATGAGCTTTACCAATTGAAATCCAACAAATGGCAATTTCCTGAGAAATCAGAG GTTGAAAAAGAGCAGCTACCATCATTTGTGCCAAAGAAGCAATCTAAGCCCCGGCTCTCGGCTGGGAAGGAAAGAAGCGTGGACTCTGCTGTGGATAAACACCGACAAGAAGCACGAAAACGGTTGATGGCAGCAAAGCGTGCAGCATCTGTGCGACAGAACTCTGCCACAGAGAGTGCCGACAGTATTGAAATTTATGTCCCTGAGGCACAAACCCGCCTCTGA
- the dlgap4a gene encoding disks large-associated protein 4 isoform X6: protein MKLKKSLSRDSSMASRQNTETEPQDHLEAALSESSKANGTCPNADNFNESNAKDKALEQLSCKQTSPSKMSTSPPQLLDPALDLSSLPPPDPSLGTGNCSTQGDAAQATTPDCLRDGNWFLKLLQAETGRMECWCEQMEMETKDTKLSEEVLGTIRSAVGSAQLLISQKFEQFRGLCNENLNVNANPRPTAQDLAGFWDLLQLSIEDISVKFDELYQLKSNKWQFPEKSEVEKEQLPSFVPKKQSKPRLSAGKERSVDSAVDKHRQEARKRLMAAKRAASVRQNSATESADSIEIYVPEAQTRL, encoded by the exons TCTTAGCCGAGACAGCAGCATGGCCTCCAGACAAAACACGGAGACAGAGCCTCAGGATCACCTCGAAGCTGCACTCTCGGAAAGCAGCAAAGCCAACGGCACATGCCCAAATGCTGACAATTTCAATGAATCCAACGCTAAGGATAAAGCATTGGAACAACTGTCTTGTAAACAAACTTCTCCATCCAAAATGTCCACCTCGCCCCCACAGTTGCTAGACCCGGCTTTAGATCTATCATCACTGCCACCACCGGATCCAAGCCTCGGGACCGGCAATTGCAGCACCCAAGGGGACGCGGCACAGGCCACCACGCCAGATTGCCTCCGAGATGGTAACTGGTTTCTGAAGCTGCTGCAGGCGGAAACTGGTCGAATGGAGTGTTGGTGTGAACAGATGGAAATGGAGACCAAAGACACTAAACTGTCAGAGGAAG TGTTGGGTACAATCCGGAGCGCAGTAGGCAGTGCCCAGCTTCTGATATCACAAAAGTTTGAGCAGTTTAGGGGGCTCTGTAATGAAAACTTG AACGTGAACGCGAATCCACGGCCTACAGCCCAGGACCTTGCAGGCTTCTGGGATCTTCTACAACTCTCAATAGAAGACATCAGTGTGAAGTTTGATGAGCTTTACCAATTGAAATCCAACAAATGGCAATTTCCTGAGAAATCAGAG GTTGAAAAAGAGCAGCTACCATCATTTGTGCCAAAGAAGCAATCTAAGCCCCGGCTCTCGGCTGGGAAGGAAAGAAGCGTGGACTCTGCTGTGGATAAACACCGACAAGAAGCACGAAAACGGTTGATGGCAGCAAAGCGTGCAGCATCTGTGCGACAGAACTCTGCCACAGAGAGTGCCGACAGTATTGAAATTTATGTCCCTGAGGCACAAACCCGCCTCTGA